From the genome of Vicia villosa cultivar HV-30 ecotype Madison, WI linkage group LG2, Vvil1.0, whole genome shotgun sequence, one region includes:
- the LOC131650922 gene encoding uncharacterized protein LOC131650922, whose translation MAYEGNRGSSVLDGFTLSPLPYPVLLILAMIFIFLGSSWYFSYEEAVENAQEQLGWVLFALPVVLILIVWLLSSMDDSEWFSVWGRRRTTYKTPSEGSSPWGVAALIVVLLLLVKFQSSFLDSWFYYLNTRGTKEKQKRDAHKLLKRNNSINQKKLIFQLHSSLGRNCLFLGTDLVFDMLLAGYYLDKATFQSVCFHWCSLALGEMVHACLLKSNIEQVLLFR comes from the exons ATGGCCTATGAAGGAAACAGAGGTTCCTCTGTCTTGGATGGATTTACTTTGAGTCCCCTTCCATATCCTGTTCTGTTAATCTTAGCAATGATCTTCATCTTCCTTGGTAGTTCATGGTACTTTTCTTATGAAGAAGCTGTTGAAAATGCTCAAGAACAATTGGGTTGGGTTCTATTTGCGTTGCCAGTGGTTCTTATACTTATAGTTTGGTTGTTATCATCAATGGATGATTCAGAATGGTTTTCTGTATGGGGCAGGCGCAGGACAACCTACAAAACTCCCTCAGAAGGGAGCTCTCCATGGGGTGTGGCTGCCTTGATTGTTGTTTTGTTGCTTTTGGTGAAGTTTCAATCTTCTTTTCTTGATAGttggttttatt ATCTTAACACTAGAGGTACAAAAGAGAAACAGAAAAGGGATGCTCACAAGTTACTCAAAAGAAATAACTCAATTAATCAAAAGAAATTGATATTCCAATTACACTCAAGTCTGGGTAGAAACTGTTTGTTCTTAGGCACTGATCTCGTTTTCGATATGTTGCTAGCTGGATATTATCTTGATAAGGCTACTTTTCAGAGTGTTTGTTTCCATTGGTGTTCTTTGGCATTAGGAGAAATGGTTCATGCTTGTCTTTTGAAAAGCAACATTGAACAAGTATTGCTCTTTAGATAA
- the LOC131650921 gene encoding uncharacterized protein LOC131650921 gives MVYGWIDLNISKASEEMQFLDNKFFLFAGNIPEEVVRKRYKAVEEFLDNFNKKEGFLRLKSRQLWLSEGDCNTRFFHNSLRGRKGRNLLCSIESNGGRLEEVCEIKYHIFNHFKGFFKEAVSCRSEAKKLYMFSLSAADSLELEGSFSEREVKDAIWACDLMRFCSDFHSKGKFVKSITSSFLALIPKNKDPQNLSEYRPICFVGSLYKSIAKLLATRIKSVIGKLVSPNQTTFVSGRNMMNGVLLVNDILDWTKRKKELSPS, from the exons ATGGTGTATGGTTGGATTGATCTCAACATTAGCAAAGCTAGTGAAGAGATGCAATTTCTAGATAACAAGTTTTTTCTTTTTGCAGGTAACATACCGGAGGAGGTGGTTAGGAAGAGGTATAAGGCGGTGGAGGAGTTTTTGGACAATTTTAATAAGAAGGAAGGTTTTCTTAGACTTAAATCAAGGCAACTTTGGCTTTCCGAAGGAGATTGTAACACTCGATTTTTCCATAATTCTTTAAGAGGTAGGAAGGGTAGAAACTTGTTGTGTTCGATTGAGTCTAACGGGGGAAGGTTGGAGGAGGTTTGCGAGATTAAATATCATATTTTCAATCACTTCAAAGGCTTTTTCAAGGAGGCTGTGTCGTGCAGGTCGGAAGCGAAGAAGTTATACATGTTCTCTTTATCTGCTGCCGATAGTTTGGAGCTCGAGGGATCGTTTTCTGAGAGGGAGGTGAAGGATGCTATTTGGGCTT GTGATTTAATGAGATTTTGCTCTGATTTCCACTCCAAAGGGAAGTTTGTGAAATCCATCACATCTTCCTTTTTAGCTTTGATTCCTAAAAACAAGGATCCTCAAAATTTGTCCGAGTATCGTCCTATTTGCTTCGTGGGGAGCTTATACAAGAGCATTGCAAAATTGTTGGCCACTAGAATTAAAAGTGTTATTGGAAAGTTGGTTTCTCCTAATCAGACAACATTTGTTTCGGGTAGAAACATGATGAACGGCGTTTTGTTGGTGAATGATATCCTTGATTGgactaaaagaaaaaaagagttgTCTCCTTCTTAA